One part of the Spiroplasma turonicum genome encodes these proteins:
- a CDS encoding SEC-C metal-binding domain-containing protein: MLLNDDKNLKMLIDKQKLYKEALDNKISNVEAKQFVDALFENYFLDNDNINFLVSNGVNFFNLDNNEQCFCLSNIDFKDCCFKSLKKTKNSQYNTFLKAIINKEDYNNFLNYSNDLFLKHYRALGKE; this comes from the coding sequence ATGCTATTAAATGATGATAAAAATTTAAAAATGTTAATTGATAAGCAGAAACTATATAAAGAGGCTCTTGATAATAAAATATCCAATGTAGAGGCAAAACAGTTTGTAGATGCTTTATTTGAAAATTATTTTTTAGATAATGATAATATTAATTTTTTGGTATCTAATGGAGTTAATTTTTTTAACCTTGATAATAATGAACAATGTTTTTGTTTAAGTAATATTGATTTCAAAGATTGCTGCTTTAAAAGTTTAAAAAAAACTAAAAATAGCCAATATAATACTTTTTTAAAAGCTATTATAAACAAGGAAGATTACAATAACTTTTTAAATTATTCTAATGATTTGTTTTTGAAACATTATAGAGCTTTAGGTAAAGAATAA
- a CDS encoding FMN-dependent NADH-azoreductase, with protein sequence MANKVLVISGTVSPVDKSYSLELTNQFIEEYKKNNSNDEFIYLDLNNEEMAKKTLSRDNFSSFFNENDAIKYINQLKEVNKVIISSPMNNFNVSALIKNYLDHVLLADQSFSYKYSKKDGSVGLLDHLSVQILTTQGAPLGWYPFGNHTEFLKGTWEFVGAKVNEPILFAGTKVKPTSELTPKEAINTISDKIKEVAAKF encoded by the coding sequence ATGGCAAATAAAGTATTAGTAATAAGTGGAACTGTAAGTCCTGTTGATAAATCATATTCATTAGAGTTGACAAATCAATTTATTGAAGAATATAAAAAAAATAATTCTAATGACGAATTTATCTATCTTGATTTAAATAATGAAGAAATGGCAAAAAAAACTCTTTCAAGAGATAATTTTTCAAGTTTCTTTAATGAAAATGATGCAATTAAATATATTAATCAATTAAAAGAAGTAAATAAAGTAATTATTTCAAGTCCAATGAATAATTTTAATGTTAGTGCATTAATAAAAAACTACTTGGATCATGTTTTATTAGCAGATCAGAGTTTTTCTTATAAATACTCAAAAAAAGATGGTTCAGTTGGTTTATTAGATCATCTGAGTGTACAAATTTTAACTACACAAGGTGCACCATTGGGATGATATCCATTTGGAAATCATACAGAATTTTTAAAAGGAACTTGAGAATTTGTTGGCGCTAAAGTAAATGAACCTATTTTGTTTGCTGGTACAAAAGTAAAACCTACTTCAGAATTAACACCAAAAGAAGCAATAAATACAATTTCAGATAAAATAAAAGAAGTTGCTGCTAAGTTTTAA
- a CDS encoding ABC transporter permease produces the protein MKIQKPFFKNSFKNLIKNKIQLIAILILVLLSSFMFTASFSSTSRINNSYNDFISESKSNLHDFTINLDGTTYENDFEKDSFKNISDTGQRDNLIISYLQDKLENSDDSFIFDRVESRNFKLSDSKTIKAITLNPYQKVDKFVVSKGMSLNKWKDYNNSINDYTKNWVYISENFANKNNIKINDIVRLQEDEFGSSVLVENSEKKKVNLSKFKTKDINLWKSDSNYSQQNWFQVVGFGSSADFSSPIINEEKPLPDTNNEGLFYLNPENFGYKYAFYDSIYSSNEFNFSDHENRRVWVTNNELKSKETLKANSSSDIEVSYSGKFISNKNKNTDLINDYLTNLSKASDINLYASYSNKLQNITKVVYSLDDSSYKYYSRTDYVNKALSFFKLLGYIVTGITLLIAIIMLIIMIKNDLKKAFSQIGVLISLGYKKTSLVWATSLYPIFISLIGGILGYFIGTSIQELVVNVFNNFFQIEMQSFNFSWESILVNIFGIFIFLEIITLVTYFYVLNSYKPLEMIHYENKKATSKFNLFAKKILTNRKKFDSRFRGAILSSSLVRLLSVFLVISTSSFLITLGTIIPGILQSNLDKTYNNSKYNNLVEYESPIYNSPKSFSKTYNPDSTIDNFDSLTSDEIANMYINNNISNKVFKPSDDLSSLNDLTYKNIDIDYLKNFNLNIDGIGSNVSQEQKDNFTKITILNLWKDLKNFKLDKYWKKESLLKVILSNSSSAESIDDLEAIRLFYSKYKNSIGLSDVFANEKRKNYFLEYDDHVINTDDNLNKNVITNSDLKALSLQAPLIHLDDNGKIEDDDALTFSLYNFVNQPDWESQRIYIIVSIYNWFQALFYNNFQQAFLQGIYNNSPTTIKEIILQNYNNDSGYYNISFGTTPYNNETDDLGVYLNATYKSEDLKIYGVEKNNKTLNLINSSKENLINNISDSEDGILINQSLAKRLKLSIGDKINVNHLINSLSYKSQEVKMDSWNYDDLNAKDSEGFTNTQEIYNNSLFDNKVSDWKNQQINENNPQNIDGYVYKSNIDLNSESSVSANLMSQKLAEGLVTKNIEQVNFEYTVKGIVDKYGSNKAWINNSTAKKITKYDLAEKYLFNVFMKEWENPKNNKNLTSLIDFIKNNKTKENAYELFVEFTNNSENSKYMDLFNNQYPIFNYKSSLNADIIDITKGVSTTQLYGDYSMFGLNGGSTTQRDYNSFSTSSISTLDSITEAKKVISRINDTIFLILLLIIVVWTILSGVIILLTINLVINDNRKIISSMKILGYKDLYIARLFIFIYVPVVIISALLGFSICYIAVFAALPLLYSTIVLPIIFQWWYLIPGILGSWLLYIFSVNLSWFSLKRLNMLHIVLGG, from the coding sequence CTTTTCATCAACTAGTAGAATAAACAACTCTTATAATGATTTTATTTCTGAAAGTAAAAGTAATTTGCACGATTTTACAATAAATTTAGATGGCACAACTTATGAAAATGACTTTGAAAAAGATAGCTTTAAAAATATAAGTGACACAGGTCAAAGAGATAATTTAATAATTTCATATTTACAAGATAAATTAGAGAATTCAGATGATAGTTTTATATTTGATAGAGTTGAATCTAGAAATTTTAAATTGTCTGATTCGAAAACAATTAAGGCCATTACTTTGAACCCTTATCAAAAAGTTGATAAGTTTGTTGTTTCAAAGGGAATGTCTTTAAATAAATGAAAAGATTATAATAATTCTATCAATGACTATACTAAAAATTGAGTATACATAAGTGAAAACTTTGCAAATAAAAATAATATTAAAATTAATGATATTGTAAGATTGCAAGAAGATGAATTTGGTTCTTCAGTGCTAGTAGAAAACAGTGAAAAGAAAAAAGTTAATCTTTCAAAGTTTAAGACTAAAGATATTAATTTATGAAAATCAGATAGTAATTATTCACAACAAAATTGATTCCAAGTGGTTGGTTTTGGTAGTTCAGCAGATTTTTCTTCTCCAATTATTAATGAAGAAAAACCTTTACCAGATACTAATAATGAAGGGTTGTTTTATTTAAATCCAGAAAACTTTGGCTATAAATATGCTTTTTATGATTCTATTTATAGTTCAAATGAGTTTAATTTTTCAGATCATGAAAATCGCAGAGTATGAGTAACCAATAATGAACTAAAATCTAAAGAAACATTAAAGGCTAATTCAAGTAGCGACATTGAAGTTAGTTATTCAGGTAAATTTATTTCAAATAAAAATAAAAATACAGATTTAATAAATGATTACTTAACAAATCTTTCAAAAGCAAGTGATATCAATTTATATGCTAGTTATTCAAATAAATTGCAAAATATTACTAAGGTAGTTTATTCGTTAGATGATTCAAGTTATAAGTATTATTCAAGAACTGATTATGTTAATAAAGCATTGAGTTTTTTTAAATTATTAGGATATATTGTAACTGGTATTACATTACTTATTGCAATAATAATGTTAATAATAATGATTAAAAATGATTTAAAAAAAGCATTTTCGCAAATAGGTGTTTTAATATCATTAGGTTATAAAAAAACATCTTTAGTCTGAGCTACTAGTTTATATCCAATTTTTATATCTTTAATTGGTGGAATACTTGGATATTTTATAGGAACATCAATTCAAGAACTAGTTGTTAATGTTTTCAATAACTTCTTTCAAATTGAAATGCAAAGTTTTAACTTTTCTTGAGAATCAATATTAGTTAATATTTTTGGGATATTTATTTTTTTAGAAATTATTACTTTAGTAACTTATTTTTATGTATTAAACTCTTATAAACCATTAGAAATGATTCATTACGAAAACAAGAAAGCAACAAGTAAGTTTAATTTATTTGCAAAAAAAATATTAACAAATAGAAAAAAATTTGACTCACGTTTTAGGGGTGCTATACTTTCATCATCATTAGTAAGACTGCTCTCAGTATTTTTAGTAATAAGCACTTCATCATTTTTAATAACTTTGGGTACCATCATACCTGGAATTTTACAATCAAATTTAGATAAAACTTATAATAATTCTAAATATAATAATCTTGTAGAATACGAGTCTCCTATATACAATAGTCCTAAAAGTTTTTCAAAAACTTATAATCCAGATTCTACAATTGATAATTTTGATTCTTTAACTTCAGATGAAATAGCTAATATGTATATAAATAATAATATTTCTAATAAAGTATTTAAACCTTCAGATGACTTATCTAGTTTAAATGATTTAACTTATAAAAATATAGATATTGATTACTTGAAAAACTTTAATTTAAATATTGATGGTATTGGATCAAACGTTTCTCAAGAACAAAAAGACAATTTTACAAAAATTACAATTTTGAATTTATGAAAAGATTTAAAAAACTTTAAATTAGATAAATATTGAAAAAAAGAATCTTTACTTAAAGTAATTTTAAGTAATTCATCTTCAGCTGAATCAATTGATGATTTAGAAGCAATTAGACTATTTTACTCTAAATACAAAAACTCTATTGGTTTATCAGATGTATTTGCCAATGAAAAAAGAAAAAATTATTTTTTAGAGTATGATGATCATGTAATTAATACAGATGATAATTTAAATAAAAATGTTATAACAAATTCTGATTTAAAAGCTTTATCATTACAAGCACCATTGATTCATTTAGATGATAATGGAAAAATCGAAGATGATGATGCATTAACTTTTAGTTTATATAATTTTGTAAATCAACCAGATTGAGAGTCACAAAGAATATACATCATTGTAAGTATTTATAATTGATTCCAAGCTTTGTTTTATAATAATTTTCAACAAGCTTTCTTACAAGGTATTTATAATAATTCTCCAACTACAATAAAAGAAATTATTTTGCAAAATTATAATAATGATTCAGGTTATTATAATATTTCTTTTGGAACAACTCCTTATAATAATGAAACAGATGATTTAGGAGTTTATTTAAATGCCACTTATAAATCTGAGGATTTAAAAATTTATGGTGTTGAGAAAAATAATAAAACTCTAAATTTAATAAACTCATCAAAAGAAAACTTAATTAATAATATTTCTGATAGCGAAGATGGAATTTTAATAAATCAATCATTAGCTAAGAGGTTAAAATTAAGTATTGGAGATAAAATTAATGTAAACCATCTTATCAATTCATTAAGTTACAAAAGTCAAGAAGTTAAGATGGATAGCTGAAATTATGATGACTTAAACGCAAAAGATAGTGAAGGTTTCACAAATACACAAGAAATTTATAATAATTCTTTATTTGATAACAAAGTATCAGATTGAAAAAATCAGCAAATTAATGAAAATAATCCACAAAATATTGATGGTTATGTTTATAAATCAAATATTGATTTAAATTCAGAAAGTAGTGTCAGTGCTAATTTGATGTCTCAAAAATTAGCTGAAGGTTTAGTCACAAAAAATATTGAACAAGTTAATTTTGAATACACTGTAAAAGGTATAGTTGACAAGTATGGTTCTAATAAAGCTTGAATAAATAATTCAACTGCTAAAAAAATCACTAAATATGATTTAGCAGAAAAATATTTATTTAATGTTTTTATGAAAGAATGGGAAAATCCTAAAAATAATAAAAATTTAACTAGTTTGATTGATTTCATTAAAAATAATAAAACTAAAGAAAATGCCTATGAATTATTTGTAGAATTTACAAATAATTCAGAAAATTCAAAATATATGGATTTATTCAATAATCAATACCCAATTTTTAATTATAAATCTTCACTTAATGCAGATATTATAGATATTACTAAGGGGGTTTCAACAACTCAATTATATGGAGATTATTCTATGTTTGGTTTAAATGGGGGATCTACAACTCAAAGAGATTACAACTCATTTTCAACATCTTCTATTAGTACACTTGATTCTATAACAGAAGCAAAAAAAGTTATATCTAGAATTAATGATACAATTTTCTTAATCCTTTTATTAATTATTGTTGTATGAACAATATTAAGTGGTGTAATTATATTATTAACAATTAATTTAGTTATAAATGATAATCGAAAAATTATATCTTCAATGAAAATATTAGGGTATAAAGATCTTTACATTGCAAGATTATTTATTTTTATCTATGTTCCTGTTGTAATTATTAGCGCATTGTTAGGATTTAGCATTTGTTACATTGCTGTATTTGCGGCACTACCTTTATTATATTCTACAATCGTATTACCAATAATATTTCAATGATGATATTTAATTCCAGGTATTTTAGGATCTTGATTATTATATATATTTAGTGTTAATCTAAGTTGATTCTCACTAAAAAGGTTAAACATGTTACATATTGTATTGGGAGGTTAG
- the hisS gene encoding histidine--tRNA ligase yields the protein MTQKPRGTEDIYNEKAKQYFALEMIIRNIADNFNYSEIITPTFEHSELFKNNVGETTDIVTKEMYNFLDKKNRELTLKPEGTVPTVRAVIENKLYIAENLPLKLFYFSSMYRYERPQKGRMRQFNQFGVEVFGPNSPELDSELISFCYMILNSIGLNGYSLHINYIVTGEERLKYIEDLKKYLSKKKLCEDCNIRINKNPLRVIDCKIDRNQFEDIIDMKDYISDFDKNFYNSFKRNLKNIGIDYIEDKKLVRGLDYYTGIVFEIDDENGVAIIGGGRYNTLFEKMSNISLPASGFGIGIERLLLSLDKQNITLYEEYELDAFIIALTDKAKAFSNILLLMLRNNNLKVDFEYMNKSLKSGFKSSEKYNPKNIIIVGDNEIAEQTVIVKNQKSKKEEKIKIEKIVEYLKKE from the coding sequence ATGACTCAAAAACCAAGGGGCACTGAAGATATTTATAATGAAAAAGCAAAACAATATTTTGCATTAGAAATGATAATAAGAAACATTGCTGATAATTTCAATTATTCTGAAATTATAACACCAACATTTGAACACTCAGAGTTATTTAAAAATAATGTAGGAGAAACAACAGATATTGTAACAAAAGAAATGTATAATTTTTTAGATAAAAAAAATAGAGAATTAACTTTAAAACCTGAAGGTACTGTACCAACAGTTAGAGCTGTGATTGAAAATAAGTTATACATTGCTGAAAACTTGCCTTTAAAATTATTTTATTTCTCAAGTATGTACAGATATGAAAGACCCCAAAAAGGTCGTATGAGACAGTTTAATCAATTTGGTGTTGAAGTTTTTGGACCAAATAGTCCAGAATTAGATTCAGAATTAATCTCATTTTGTTATATGATTTTAAATTCAATTGGATTAAATGGTTATTCATTACATATAAATTACATTGTTACAGGCGAAGAAAGATTAAAATACATAGAAGATTTAAAAAAATATTTATCTAAAAAGAAACTTTGTGAAGATTGCAACATAAGAATTAATAAAAACCCTTTAAGAGTGATTGATTGTAAAATAGATCGTAATCAATTCGAAGATATTATTGATATGAAAGACTACATTAGTGACTTTGATAAAAACTTCTATAATTCATTTAAAAGAAATTTAAAAAATATTGGTATTGATTATATTGAAGATAAAAAACTTGTAAGAGGTTTAGATTATTATACAGGAATAGTTTTTGAAATAGATGATGAAAATGGAGTTGCTATTATTGGTGGTGGTAGATATAACACTTTGTTTGAAAAGATGTCTAATATATCGTTACCAGCTTCTGGTTTTGGAATAGGTATTGAAAGATTACTTTTATCTTTAGATAAACAAAATATAACATTATATGAAGAATATGAATTAGATGCATTTATAATTGCTTTAACTGATAAAGCCAAGGCTTTTTCAAACATTCTTTTATTAATGCTAAGGAATAACAATTTAAAAGTTGATTTTGAATATATGAATAAAAGTTTGAAATCAGGTTTTAAATCTTCTGAAAAATATAATCCTAAAAATATCATTATAGTTGGTGATAATGAGATAGCTGAACAAACTGTTATAGTTAAAAATCAAAAGTCTAAAAAAGAAGAAAAAATTAAAATTGAAAAAATCGTAGAATATTTAAAAAAGGAGTAA
- the aspS gene encoding aspartate--tRNA ligase → MKRTHTCGELSIKNLNEKVTLQGWVAKVRKLGAMTFIDLRDIYGITQLVFDESNVIKSTNIKPEFVIEITGQVIERKSKNFDISTGEIEIKVTNLIVINESELTPFEIKNDIEAQEDTRLRYRYLDLRRPEMQENFILRHNLYQLIRKYFSENKFFEIETPIFGKSTPEGARDFLVPSRLNKGKFYALPQSPQLYKQLFMISGFDRYFQIVKCFRDEDLRIDRQLEFTQLDMEMSFADSNDVMETIENLLKNIMLNIKGIEFKENFIKMDYSEAIDKYGIDKPDLRFELEIKTLDKVFETTSIPLFKDKSNKSIRSICVNKILTKKDLEHLTEIAKQNSVNILAFAKYDNNEWTGSIGSKLSEEEKASLINEFKINESSTLLFIIDDYYIASKALGAIRNALGNLLSLIKKDDYKFLWVVNFPLFEYSDEEERYVAAHHPFTMPSDESIDNFDTDFKNAKAKAYDIVLNGFELGGGSQRITNREIQNRMFKAIGFDEEKIKTNFGWFVDAYKYGAPYHSGCALGLDRLCMLLSNTSSIREVIAFPKNSSGIDPMTNAPDNVKLTQLDELHIKTK, encoded by the coding sequence ATGAAAAGAACACATACATGTGGAGAACTTAGTATAAAAAATTTAAATGAAAAAGTTACTTTGCAAGGTTGGGTAGCGAAAGTTAGAAAACTAGGGGCTATGACATTTATTGATTTAAGAGATATTTATGGAATAACTCAATTAGTATTTGATGAAAGTAACGTGATAAAATCAACTAATATAAAACCAGAATTTGTTATTGAAATAACTGGTCAAGTTATTGAAAGAAAATCCAAAAACTTTGACATTAGTACTGGAGAAATTGAAATAAAGGTAACAAATCTTATAGTGATAAACGAATCTGAATTGACTCCTTTTGAAATAAAAAATGATATTGAGGCTCAAGAAGATACAAGGTTAAGATATCGTTATTTAGACTTAAGAAGACCCGAAATGCAAGAAAACTTTATTTTAAGACATAATCTTTATCAATTAATAAGAAAATACTTCTCTGAAAATAAATTTTTTGAAATCGAAACTCCAATATTTGGTAAATCAACACCAGAAGGAGCACGTGACTTTTTAGTTCCTTCAAGGCTAAACAAAGGTAAATTTTATGCTTTGCCACAATCACCACAGTTGTATAAACAATTATTTATGATATCTGGTTTTGATAGATATTTTCAAATTGTCAAATGTTTTAGAGATGAAGATTTAAGAATTGATAGACAATTAGAGTTTACACAATTAGATATGGAAATGTCTTTTGCTGATTCAAATGATGTGATGGAAACTATTGAAAACTTATTAAAAAACATTATGTTAAATATTAAAGGTATTGAATTTAAAGAAAACTTTATTAAAATGGATTATTCTGAAGCAATTGATAAGTATGGAATTGATAAACCTGACTTACGTTTTGAACTCGAAATTAAAACGTTAGATAAAGTTTTTGAAACTACATCTATACCATTATTTAAAGATAAATCAAACAAGTCTATTAGATCTATTTGTGTAAATAAAATATTAACTAAAAAAGATTTAGAACATCTAACTGAAATTGCAAAACAAAACTCAGTTAATATTCTTGCTTTTGCAAAATATGATAACAATGAGTGAACTGGTTCAATAGGTTCTAAATTAAGCGAAGAAGAAAAAGCAAGTTTAATTAATGAATTCAAAATTAATGAGTCATCAACATTATTGTTTATTATTGATGATTATTATATTGCAAGTAAGGCACTTGGTGCAATTAGAAACGCTTTAGGAAACTTATTATCACTTATAAAAAAAGATGATTATAAATTTCTTTGAGTTGTAAACTTTCCTTTATTTGAATATTCAGATGAAGAAGAGAGATATGTAGCTGCTCATCATCCATTTACTATGCCTTCAGATGAATCAATCGATAACTTTGACACTGATTTTAAAAATGCAAAAGCAAAAGCTTATGATATTGTTCTAAATGGTTTTGAACTTGGTGGTGGAAGTCAAAGAATAACAAATAGAGAAATTCAAAATAGAATGTTTAAAGCGATAGGATTTGATGAAGAAAAAATTAAAACAAACTTTGGTTGATTTGTTGATGCTTACAAATATGGCGCACCGTATCATTCTGGATGTGCTCTTGGATTAGATAGATTATGTATGTTACTAAGTAACACTTCTTCAATTAGGGAAGTAATAGCATTTCCTAAAAATTCATCAGGAATAGACCCAATGACAAATGCTCCTGATAATGTAAAACTAACTCAATTAGATGAATTACATATAAAAACTAAATAA
- a CDS encoding GMP reductase has translation MYVIDYEDVQLIPNFCKVKSRSECDTSVELGNFKFKLPVVPANMASVMNEDLAEMLAKENYFYIMHRFNVDTLKFVEKMKKSKLVTSISVGVKEVDYKLIDDLVKNDLIPDFITIDIAHGHSIQVKNMIIYIKEQTKGKTFIIAGNVATPQAVRDLEYWGADATKVGVGPGKVCITKLKTGFGTGGWQLGAIKWCSKAAQKPIIADGGIRVNGDIAKSIRFGAKMCMIGSLFAAHEESPGKTVEVDGVLYKEYYGSASEYNKGEKRYVEGKKELIKIRGKIMSTYKEMCEDLQSSISYAGGTKVDDIKNVDYVILKTGNFN, from the coding sequence ATGTATGTAATAGATTATGAAGATGTTCAATTAATACCTAATTTTTGTAAAGTTAAATCAAGAAGCGAGTGTGACACTAGTGTTGAACTAGGTAATTTTAAATTTAAACTACCCGTTGTTCCTGCTAATATGGCTTCTGTTATGAATGAAGATTTAGCAGAAATGTTAGCTAAAGAAAATTATTTTTATATAATGCACCGTTTTAACGTTGACACATTAAAGTTTGTAGAAAAAATGAAAAAAAGCAAACTTGTTACTTCAATAAGTGTTGGAGTTAAAGAAGTTGATTATAAATTAATTGATGACTTAGTTAAAAATGACTTAATACCAGACTTTATTACAATTGATATAGCTCATGGGCACTCAATACAAGTAAAAAATATGATAATTTATATTAAGGAACAAACTAAGGGTAAAACATTTATAATCGCAGGTAATGTAGCTACACCACAAGCAGTTAGAGATTTAGAATATTGAGGTGCTGATGCAACTAAGGTTGGTGTGGGACCTGGAAAAGTTTGTATAACAAAGTTAAAAACTGGTTTTGGTACTGGTGGATGACAATTAGGTGCTATTAAATGATGTAGCAAAGCTGCCCAAAAACCAATTATAGCTGATGGTGGTATAAGAGTTAATGGTGATATAGCTAAATCAATTCGTTTTGGAGCTAAAATGTGTATGATTGGTAGTTTATTTGCAGCACATGAAGAATCACCTGGTAAAACTGTTGAAGTTGATGGGGTTTTATACAAAGAATATTATGGAAGCGCAAGCGAATATAATAAGGGTGAGAAAAGATATGTTGAAGGTAAAAAAGAACTTATAAAAATAAGAGGTAAAATAATGAGCACATACAAAGAAATGTGCGAGGATTTACAATCATCAATTTCATATGCTGGTGGAACAAAAGTTGATGACATTAAAAATGTTGATTATGTAATATTAAAAACAGGTAACTTTAATTAA
- a CDS encoding CatB-related O-acetyltransferase has product MAKSNKVFILNKYITNKNIIVGDYTYLYTFNGINNAIEWQNKNVLYHFPEVYDDYLHIGKFCAIADDVKIFMNGANHRIESLSTFPFEMFADFKVDNIKRNKVFKNTIIENDVWIGNGVTILPGLKIGSGSIIGAKSVVTKDVEPYSIVAGNPAKLIRFRFENSKIKELLELKWWDKPVEEIKKLIPYLTK; this is encoded by the coding sequence ATGGCTAAATCAAATAAAGTATTTATTTTAAATAAATATATAACTAATAAAAATATAATTGTTGGTGATTATACTTATTTATATACATTTAATGGAATAAATAACGCTATAGAATGACAAAATAAAAATGTACTTTATCATTTTCCAGAAGTTTATGATGATTATTTACATATAGGAAAGTTTTGTGCTATTGCTGATGATGTAAAAATATTTATGAATGGAGCAAATCATAGAATTGAATCATTATCAACATTCCCATTTGAAATGTTTGCTGACTTCAAAGTTGATAATATAAAAAGAAATAAAGTTTTCAAAAACACAATTATTGAAAATGATGTTTGAATTGGAAATGGTGTAACAATATTACCTGGTTTAAAAATTGGAAGTGGTTCTATAATTGGTGCTAAATCAGTAGTTACAAAAGATGTTGAACCGTATTCAATTGTTGCTGGAAATCCTGCAAAGTTAATTAGATTCAGGTTTGAAAATAGTAAAATAAAGGAATTATTAGAATTAAAATGATGAGATAAACCAGTTGAAGAAATTAAAAAACTAATACCATATCTTACAAAATAG
- the udk gene encoding uridine kinase, with the protein MEKVTIITIAGGSASGKTTFAQTLSDKIFENHSVSHLSMDNYYKDFSHLNFEERQNLNFDHPSSLDIDLICKHLDDLKNFKSIQVPIYDFTTHSQSGKFKTINPSEVVIFDGILALQVEEVRKRSNIKIFIRTDDDIRFIRRLVRDVNDRGRNLDDVINQYLTTVRPMYKFFVEPSIEHADIIVPYYEGNKIAMDLVAAKINTLLSKSVNSEIINNNKIN; encoded by the coding sequence GTGGAAAAAGTTACAATTATTACAATTGCAGGTGGTAGTGCTAGTGGGAAAACAACATTTGCACAAACACTTTCAGACAAAATTTTTGAAAATCACTCTGTATCACATTTATCAATGGACAACTATTATAAAGACTTTAGTCATTTAAATTTCGAAGAAAGACAAAATTTAAATTTTGACCATCCAAGTTCATTAGATATTGATTTAATTTGTAAACATTTAGATGACTTAAAAAACTTTAAATCTATTCAAGTTCCTATATATGATTTTACTACTCATAGTCAATCTGGAAAATTTAAGACAATAAATCCTTCTGAAGTTGTTATTTTTGATGGAATTTTAGCATTGCAAGTAGAAGAAGTTAGAAAAAGAAGTAATATCAAAATTTTTATTAGAACTGATGATGATATTAGATTCATTAGAAGATTAGTTAGAGATGTTAATGATAGAGGTAGAAATTTAGATGATGTAATTAATCAATATTTAACAACAGTTAGACCTATGTATAAGTTTTTCGTAGAACCATCAATTGAACATGCTGACATTATTGTTCCTTATTATGAAGGTAACAAAATCGCAATGGATCTTGTTGCTGCAAAAATTAATACTCTGCTTTCAAAGAGTGTTAATAGTGAAATAATTAATAATAATAAAATAAATTAA